The following coding sequences lie in one Pseudarthrobacter phenanthrenivorans Sphe3 genomic window:
- a CDS encoding sugar phosphate isomerase/epimerase family protein, which yields MSYSIQLYTLRNAVQEDLKGTIRRVAEIGFTQVEPYNFVAMAKELGAALKENGLTAPSGHAPLLSQDQDGIFAAAKELGITTVIDPFIPAERWQSAEDIQETAAQLNAAAKKGAGYGIRVGYHNHQWELESTIEGRTALEYFADLLDPELVLEVDTYWVAVGGQDPVDILTRLGDRVKLIHIKDGPLTTDTKAQQPAGQGKLPVLDVIAAAKSLEVGVVEFDDYAGDIFEGINESLSFLTAAGEGIKA from the coding sequence TTGTCCTACTCAATCCAGCTTTATACCCTGCGGAACGCCGTCCAGGAAGACCTGAAGGGGACCATCCGCAGGGTTGCGGAAATCGGCTTCACGCAGGTGGAGCCCTACAACTTCGTGGCCATGGCCAAGGAACTCGGTGCAGCCCTGAAGGAAAACGGGCTCACGGCACCCTCGGGCCACGCGCCCCTGTTGAGCCAGGACCAGGACGGGATCTTCGCCGCCGCCAAGGAACTGGGTATCACCACCGTGATCGACCCCTTCATCCCGGCAGAGCGCTGGCAGTCGGCCGAAGACATCCAGGAAACGGCCGCCCAGCTGAACGCTGCCGCCAAAAAGGGGGCCGGGTACGGTATCCGGGTGGGCTATCACAACCACCAGTGGGAGCTTGAGTCCACCATCGAGGGCAGGACCGCGCTGGAGTACTTCGCCGACCTGCTCGACCCGGAACTCGTGCTGGAAGTGGACACCTACTGGGTTGCCGTAGGCGGCCAGGACCCGGTGGACATCCTCACCAGGCTCGGCGACCGGGTGAAGCTCATCCACATCAAGGACGGACCGCTGACCACGGACACCAAGGCACAGCAGCCGGCAGGCCAGGGCAAGCTTCCGGTCCTTGACGTCATCGCCGCCGCCAAGTCGCTGGAGGTGGGCGTGGTGGAATTCGACGACTACGCCGGAGACATCTTTGAAGGCATCAACGAGAGCCTGTCGTTCCTGACGGCCGCAGGCGAAGGAATCAAGGCATGA
- a CDS encoding D-2-hydroxyacid dehydrogenase family protein: MQHRLAILDDYQDVAHGFADWAALEAEGVTVATFREPFPTAEALVSALADVTMVIAMRERTAFPREVLAKLPALQLLVTTGMANASIDVAAAAEQGITVCGTPGSPTAAPELTWALLLAIARNVPAEENSLRAGTWQTTVGFELAGKTLGIVGLGKIGRRIAGYGQAFGMEVLAWSQNLTAEAAEEAGARRVSKEELFRLSDVATLHLRLSERSENTVGEQELRLLGPEGILVNTARGPLVDQDALLKALTEGWIRGAALDVFDQEPLQAGHPLLAAPNTVLSPHLGYVTRESYRQFYGGAFEDVTAWLAGTPVRVITP, encoded by the coding sequence ATGCAGCACCGCCTCGCCATCCTTGATGACTACCAGGACGTGGCCCATGGCTTCGCCGATTGGGCAGCACTGGAGGCGGAGGGCGTTACCGTGGCCACCTTCCGTGAACCCTTCCCCACGGCTGAGGCCCTGGTGTCAGCACTGGCGGATGTGACCATGGTCATTGCCATGCGGGAACGGACCGCCTTTCCGCGGGAGGTGCTGGCGAAGCTTCCTGCCCTCCAGCTCCTGGTCACCACCGGGATGGCGAATGCTTCCATTGATGTTGCCGCCGCCGCCGAGCAGGGCATTACGGTGTGCGGCACTCCGGGTTCGCCCACTGCCGCCCCCGAGTTGACCTGGGCGCTGCTGCTGGCCATCGCCCGCAACGTGCCGGCCGAAGAGAACTCCCTCCGCGCAGGCACCTGGCAGACCACCGTGGGCTTCGAGCTGGCCGGAAAGACCCTGGGCATCGTGGGACTCGGAAAGATCGGGCGGAGGATTGCCGGTTACGGCCAGGCGTTCGGGATGGAGGTATTGGCCTGGAGCCAGAACCTGACAGCTGAGGCCGCGGAGGAAGCCGGTGCCCGGCGGGTATCCAAGGAAGAGTTGTTCCGGCTCTCGGACGTGGCCACCCTGCACCTCAGGCTGTCCGAGCGCTCCGAAAACACCGTTGGCGAGCAGGAGCTGCGGCTGCTGGGGCCCGAGGGCATCCTGGTTAACACCGCGAGGGGCCCGCTGGTGGACCAGGATGCCCTGCTGAAGGCGCTCACCGAGGGCTGGATCCGCGGGGCGGCACTGGATGTGTTCGACCAGGAACCACTGCAGGCCGGGCATCCGCTCCTTGCCGCCCCCAACACGGTGCTTTCGCCGCACCTCGGCTACGTCACGCGGGAGAGCTACCGGCAGTTCTATGGCGGGGCGTTCGAAGACGTCACGGCATGGCTGGCAGGCACACCCGTCAGGGTCATTACGCCGTAG
- a CDS encoding ROK family transcriptional regulator — translation MTKTAGQRTAPEPPGVQGRAGDIFQLLRDGKARTRAELAGTTGLARSTVAARIDALIASGLVGPAGEASSSGGRPPSRFAFKPAARVVLAVDVGATHVAVAVTDLGGAILAEHRLAQQVADGPEKVLGLVTGQAADLLAAASRDPADLAGVGIGLPGPVEHDSGRPVKPPIMPGWDGFDVVRFVQRSLPVPVLVDNDVNIMALGERSAYWPDEDNLLFVKVATGIGAGIISSGELQRGANGTAGDLGHVRVPRGDDVLCRCGNYGCLEALASGPAIAAALRQKGLDAAQGADVLDLVAHGNPHAIQALRQAGRDLGDVLATVVNLLNPSVIVVGGSIGDSGEHLVAGVREVVYRRSLPLATSQLRIGLSRAGDRAALFGASQLVTRHVLSPAAIEATLQPAAGISATA, via the coding sequence ATGACTAAGACAGCCGGTCAGCGGACCGCTCCCGAACCGCCGGGAGTACAGGGCCGGGCCGGAGACATCTTCCAACTCCTCCGGGACGGCAAGGCCCGTACCCGGGCCGAGCTTGCCGGGACCACCGGCCTTGCACGGTCTACCGTTGCCGCCAGGATCGACGCCCTGATCGCGTCGGGACTTGTTGGTCCCGCAGGTGAGGCCAGCTCCAGCGGCGGGAGGCCGCCGTCGCGCTTTGCCTTTAAACCGGCCGCCCGGGTGGTGCTGGCCGTGGACGTTGGGGCAACCCACGTGGCCGTGGCCGTCACGGACCTGGGCGGCGCCATCCTCGCTGAACACCGCCTGGCCCAGCAGGTGGCGGACGGGCCGGAGAAGGTCCTGGGACTCGTGACAGGGCAAGCAGCAGACCTGCTGGCGGCGGCGTCGCGGGACCCTGCGGATCTCGCCGGAGTGGGGATCGGACTTCCAGGGCCGGTGGAGCATGACTCGGGACGGCCGGTCAAGCCGCCCATCATGCCGGGCTGGGACGGCTTCGACGTGGTCCGGTTCGTCCAGCGTTCACTGCCTGTCCCCGTGCTGGTGGACAATGACGTCAACATCATGGCGCTCGGGGAGCGTTCGGCGTACTGGCCGGATGAGGACAACCTGCTGTTCGTGAAGGTTGCCACCGGCATCGGTGCGGGCATCATCAGCAGCGGTGAACTGCAGCGGGGCGCCAACGGCACTGCCGGGGACCTGGGCCACGTGCGGGTCCCCCGCGGGGACGACGTGCTGTGCCGCTGCGGGAACTACGGGTGCCTGGAAGCACTCGCCTCAGGGCCGGCGATCGCGGCCGCCCTCCGGCAGAAGGGACTGGACGCTGCGCAGGGGGCGGACGTGCTTGATCTTGTGGCACACGGCAACCCGCACGCCATCCAGGCCCTCCGCCAGGCCGGCCGTGACCTGGGGGATGTGCTGGCCACTGTGGTGAACCTCCTGAACCCCTCGGTCATCGTCGTCGGCGGCAGCATCGGGGACTCGGGGGAACACCTCGTGGCAGGTGTCCGGGAGGTGGTCTACCGGCGCTCGCTGCCCCTGGCCACGTCCCAGCTCCGGATCGGATTGTCCAGGGCGGGGGACAGGGCGGCCCTCTTCGGGGCCAGCCAGCTGGTCACCCGGCACGTCCTGTCACCGGCCGCCATCGAGGCAACCCTGCAGCCGGCCGCCGGAATTTCCGCTACGGCGTAA
- a CDS encoding MFS transporter, producing the protein MSGRLSSRIPKSWVLLACIGLLALNLRGPFVAVAPVVGPMQADLQFSPAMLGLLTSIPVLCFSLAAPLASLAARKFGAEFAVTLTILGVLAGVLLRSAGGPALVMGGTVVIGLAITIGNIAVPLIIRRDFAPARQGTAMGIYTAALNIGSFLTSVVTAPLAAVAGWQFALGSVAVLAVAAIVFWTLAVGARRAFLIAPDDGTGTRLPPVAGARWTTAGLTAGFAGQAFSYYGVTAWLPTFLSDELGLSPSGAGAGSSLFQILAIAGGLGVPLAARLASTTTVAVTLGVMWLTVPVGLLLAPQWWWMWSSVGGVAQGGGITLIFIAIIKVARDQASAGRMSAVVQGVGYAIGAAAPPLLGLVHDTSGSWTPALLVVLASVLTFFLATTLAVRRVPKGR; encoded by the coding sequence ATGAGCGGCCGGTTGTCCTCCCGGATTCCCAAAAGTTGGGTGCTGCTGGCCTGTATTGGCCTGCTGGCGTTGAACCTCCGGGGCCCGTTTGTGGCGGTGGCGCCGGTTGTGGGCCCCATGCAGGCCGATCTTCAGTTCTCACCCGCCATGCTGGGGCTGCTGACCAGCATCCCGGTGCTGTGCTTTTCCCTGGCTGCGCCCTTGGCCTCCCTGGCCGCACGGAAGTTCGGTGCTGAGTTTGCCGTAACGCTGACCATCCTCGGCGTGCTGGCCGGGGTGCTCCTCCGATCCGCCGGCGGCCCTGCCCTGGTCATGGGCGGCACTGTGGTCATCGGCCTGGCCATCACCATCGGCAACATTGCCGTTCCGCTGATCATCCGGCGCGACTTTGCGCCCGCCCGCCAGGGAACGGCCATGGGCATCTACACTGCCGCCCTGAACATCGGTTCGTTCCTCACCTCAGTGGTGACAGCGCCGCTTGCTGCCGTGGCGGGCTGGCAGTTTGCCCTGGGGTCGGTGGCGGTGCTTGCTGTGGCGGCCATAGTTTTCTGGACCCTGGCTGTGGGAGCGCGGCGGGCGTTCCTCATAGCGCCCGACGACGGAACGGGCACCCGCCTGCCACCGGTCGCCGGCGCGAGGTGGACCACCGCGGGCCTGACGGCCGGCTTTGCCGGGCAGGCATTCTCCTACTACGGGGTGACGGCCTGGCTGCCCACGTTCCTCTCCGACGAACTCGGACTGAGCCCTTCCGGGGCGGGCGCGGGGTCTTCCCTGTTCCAGATCCTTGCCATCGCCGGCGGGCTGGGGGTTCCGCTGGCGGCCCGGCTGGCGAGCACGACGACGGTTGCCGTCACCCTGGGCGTGATGTGGCTGACCGTCCCTGTGGGCCTGCTCCTGGCACCGCAGTGGTGGTGGATGTGGTCCTCCGTAGGCGGAGTGGCGCAGGGCGGCGGAATCACGTTGATTTTTATTGCCATCATCAAAGTCGCCCGGGACCAGGCCTCTGCAGGGCGGATGTCCGCTGTGGTGCAGGGCGTTGGCTACGCCATTGGCGCGGCGGCCCCGCCGCTGCTGGGCCTGGTGCACGATACGTCGGGGTCCTGGACTCCGGCGCTCCTGGTCGTCCTCGCCTCAGTGTTGACCTTCTTCCTCGCCACCACCCTCGCCGTGCGAAGGGTGCCGAAAGGCCGCTAA
- a CDS encoding TAXI family TRAP transporter solute-binding subunit has product MPDCRLSPPSRREALRAGVAAGLAGLLLPALAACTQEDSPDAVTVAGGEPGGFYLEFATLLAASLQRHGVARHATALTTGGSLDNLGLLVGGQATFAVALADAAAQREAGKGPSDAGITALGRVYENYVHCVVRRSSGIRGIAELAGRTVAVGEPGSGTSLTTPRLLEAAGLGSVAAGGGDARADAGADAGQAVTVLNLGLNDGLAALREGSVDALFWSGGVPTAAIAAAHDDVGLSFLDLSPLLPALRSKFGVFYDRVLIPAGAYDGVPAVWTVGVTNLLLCRGDLDARTVKRSVELLVGHAEELIPRSSLGVQFLSPDSLINTAGIPLHPAAADAYRELHG; this is encoded by the coding sequence ATGCCTGACTGTCGCCTTAGCCCGCCGTCGAGACGCGAAGCCCTCAGGGCCGGCGTGGCCGCAGGGCTTGCTGGACTGCTGCTGCCGGCGCTTGCCGCCTGCACCCAGGAGGACAGCCCGGACGCTGTCACTGTTGCGGGCGGCGAACCGGGCGGCTTCTACCTGGAGTTCGCCACCCTGCTTGCCGCGTCCCTGCAGCGCCACGGCGTGGCCCGGCATGCCACTGCGCTGACCACCGGCGGCAGCCTGGACAACCTCGGGCTCCTCGTTGGCGGGCAAGCCACGTTCGCCGTCGCCCTGGCTGACGCCGCCGCGCAGAGGGAAGCAGGGAAGGGCCCGTCCGACGCCGGCATTACGGCCCTCGGGCGGGTGTACGAGAACTACGTCCATTGCGTGGTCCGGAGGTCCAGCGGCATCCGGGGCATTGCGGAGCTGGCCGGCAGGACGGTGGCTGTGGGCGAGCCAGGTTCGGGGACGTCCCTCACCACTCCCCGTCTCCTTGAGGCTGCCGGGCTTGGTTCCGTCGCCGCCGGCGGCGGGGACGCGAGGGCGGATGCCGGGGCGGATGCCGGACAAGCCGTCACCGTCCTGAACCTGGGACTCAATGACGGCCTCGCGGCGCTGCGCGAGGGGTCAGTGGACGCCCTTTTCTGGTCCGGGGGCGTTCCCACGGCCGCCATCGCGGCGGCCCATGACGACGTGGGCCTCAGTTTCCTGGACCTTTCCCCGTTGCTGCCGGCGCTGCGGTCGAAGTTCGGCGTTTTCTATGACCGGGTCCTGATTCCGGCGGGAGCCTACGATGGGGTCCCTGCCGTCTGGACGGTGGGGGTGACCAACCTGCTGCTGTGCCGGGGCGACCTGGACGCCCGCACTGTGAAACGGAGCGTGGAACTGCTGGTGGGCCACGCGGAGGAGCTCATCCCCCGCTCGAGCCTGGGAGTCCAGTTCCTGAGCCCGGATTCCCTGATCAACACGGCCGGCATTCCGTTGCACCCGGCGGCGGCGGACGCTTACCGCGAGTTGCACGGGTGA
- the aceB gene encoding malate synthase A, producing the protein MNSFTDSFTINGITLTAQPICRQQEVLTPDALAFIAKLHRATAARRQELLQARRSRRGAIAAGQDPRFLRETEHIRNDPSWRVAPPAPGLEDRRVEITGPVDKKMTINALNSGAKVWLADMEDSSTPTWRNVIKGQLNLTDALERRIDFTSPEGKEYKLRPAGELPTIVVRPRGWHLPEKHMLIDGEPIAGGIVDFGLYFFHNARRLLAQGKGPYFYLPKIENHLEARLWNDIFILAQDLLGIPQGAIRATVLIETITAAFEMEEILYELRDHAAGLNAGRWDYIFSLIKNFRTRGPRFVLPDRGQVTMTQPFMRAYTEQLVRACHKRGAMAIGGMAAAVPNRKDEAANANAFEKVRADKTREANDGFDGSWVAHPDLVPVCREVFDSILGEKPNQLDRTREDVTPDDRELINVAATTGTITEQGIRNNIEVGIRYIESWLRGNGAVAIHNLMEDAATAEISRSQLWQWMFASAITDRGEIVTHHWIEELLDEEFARLERFDGDRFEDARDIFEEVTLAQDFPSFLTLPAYARYLTEAREKATVEELAAA; encoded by the coding sequence ATGAACAGCTTCACTGACAGCTTTACGATCAATGGCATTACCCTCACGGCCCAGCCGATTTGCCGGCAGCAAGAGGTGCTGACTCCGGATGCCCTGGCATTTATTGCCAAACTGCACCGGGCGACGGCGGCCCGGCGGCAGGAGCTGCTGCAGGCCCGCCGCAGCCGCCGGGGTGCCATCGCCGCCGGACAAGATCCGCGCTTCCTCCGCGAGACCGAGCACATCCGCAACGACCCGTCCTGGCGCGTCGCTCCCCCGGCCCCGGGCCTGGAGGACCGCCGGGTGGAGATCACCGGGCCGGTGGACAAGAAGATGACCATCAACGCCCTGAACTCAGGGGCAAAGGTCTGGCTGGCGGACATGGAGGACTCCTCCACCCCCACCTGGCGGAACGTGATCAAGGGCCAGCTGAACCTCACCGACGCCCTGGAGCGCCGGATCGACTTCACCAGCCCCGAAGGCAAGGAGTACAAGCTCCGCCCGGCCGGCGAACTGCCCACCATCGTGGTCCGTCCCCGCGGCTGGCACCTTCCCGAGAAGCACATGCTCATCGACGGCGAACCCATCGCCGGCGGCATCGTGGACTTCGGCCTGTACTTCTTCCACAACGCCCGCCGCCTGCTCGCCCAGGGCAAGGGTCCGTACTTCTACCTGCCCAAGATCGAAAACCACCTCGAAGCCCGACTCTGGAACGACATCTTCATCCTCGCCCAGGACCTGCTCGGCATCCCGCAGGGCGCCATCCGCGCCACCGTGCTGATTGAGACCATCACCGCAGCCTTCGAAATGGAGGAGATCCTCTACGAACTGCGCGACCACGCCGCCGGACTGAACGCCGGACGCTGGGACTACATCTTCTCCCTGATCAAGAACTTCCGCACCCGCGGCCCCCGGTTCGTCCTCCCGGACCGCGGCCAGGTGACCATGACCCAGCCCTTCATGCGCGCCTACACGGAGCAGCTGGTCCGGGCGTGCCACAAGCGCGGCGCCATGGCCATCGGCGGCATGGCAGCGGCGGTTCCCAACCGCAAGGACGAGGCAGCCAACGCCAACGCCTTCGAGAAGGTCCGTGCCGACAAGACGCGCGAGGCCAACGACGGCTTCGACGGTTCCTGGGTGGCCCACCCGGACCTGGTTCCCGTCTGCCGCGAGGTGTTCGACTCCATCCTGGGCGAGAAGCCGAACCAGCTGGACCGCACCCGCGAGGACGTCACCCCGGACGACCGCGAGCTCATCAACGTGGCCGCCACAACCGGAACCATCACCGAACAGGGCATCCGGAACAACATCGAAGTGGGTATCCGCTACATCGAATCCTGGCTGCGCGGCAACGGCGCGGTGGCCATCCACAACCTCATGGAGGACGCCGCCACCGCGGAAATTTCCCGCTCGCAGCTCTGGCAGTGGATGTTCGCCAGCGCCATCACGGACCGGGGCGAAATCGTCACCCACCACTGGATTGAAGAACTCCTGGACGAGGAATTCGCGCGGCTGGAACGCTTCGACGGCGACCGCTTCGAGGACGCCCGCGACATCTTCGAGGAAGTCACCCTGGCCCAGGACTTCCCGTCCTTCCTCACCCTTCCCGCCTATGCGCGGTACCTGACGGAGGCCCGTGAGAAGGCCACCGTGGAGGAACTCGCCGCCGCATAA
- a CDS encoding XRE family transcriptional regulator, giving the protein MRFFTYPSKMSPGSWNREVSPQAPSAAAAGLDVISLGRRVRHLRKQAGLTLDDLSAAVGTAPSQLSLIENGKREPKLGLLQHLASALNVSIDQLLGAEPPSRRAALEIELERYQRSPLYETLNLPKIRISSRLPLDVLEAQVGLLHELERKMNEQVATPEEARRANGELRAMMRERGNYFPEYEAEAQKVLKAVGYTSGPLSQHVIADIAENLGFTLHHVGDLPHSTRSVTDLKNRRIYLTQNQRQDHDPRSVLLQALGHYVLGHETPKNYGDFLAQRVATNYFAAALLLPEQATMEFLHKAKAAKEIAVEDIRDAFAVSYETAAHRFTNLATQHLGITTHFQKTHQSGIIYKAYENDGVAFPQDHTGAIEGQPSCKAWTSRAVFDVPDKFSAYSQYTDTPSGTYWCTARTERSASGEFSLSIGVPYQHVKWFRGRETTARAKSTCPDPNCCKRPPAELASHWAGNAWPSARAHSHLLAAMPPGAFPGVDETEVYSFLQAHSGS; this is encoded by the coding sequence ATGCGTTTCTTCACGTATCCTTCAAAAATGTCGCCTGGAAGCTGGAACAGAGAAGTCTCGCCGCAAGCACCGTCCGCCGCAGCCGCTGGCCTGGACGTGATCAGCCTGGGCCGGAGGGTCAGGCATCTGCGCAAGCAGGCTGGACTGACCCTCGACGACCTCAGTGCCGCCGTCGGTACTGCACCCAGCCAGCTGAGCCTGATCGAAAACGGAAAGCGGGAACCCAAGCTGGGGCTGCTCCAGCACCTGGCATCCGCGCTCAACGTCAGCATCGACCAGCTTCTGGGTGCCGAACCGCCCAGCCGCCGCGCCGCTTTGGAAATCGAGCTGGAACGCTACCAGCGCAGCCCGCTGTACGAGACGCTGAACCTGCCCAAAATCCGCATCAGTTCGCGGCTTCCGCTGGATGTGCTGGAGGCCCAGGTGGGTCTGCTGCATGAGCTGGAACGCAAGATGAATGAGCAGGTGGCCACCCCCGAGGAAGCCCGCCGGGCGAATGGCGAACTTCGGGCAATGATGCGTGAGCGGGGGAATTACTTCCCGGAATACGAGGCGGAGGCGCAGAAAGTCCTCAAGGCCGTGGGCTACACCAGCGGTCCTCTCAGCCAGCACGTCATCGCGGACATCGCCGAAAACCTCGGGTTCACCCTCCACCATGTGGGCGACCTGCCGCATTCCACCCGGTCAGTGACGGATTTGAAGAACCGCAGAATTTACCTGACGCAGAACCAGCGCCAGGACCACGACCCCCGGTCAGTGCTGCTGCAGGCGCTGGGGCACTACGTCCTGGGTCATGAAACGCCGAAGAATTACGGCGACTTCCTGGCCCAGCGGGTGGCGACGAACTATTTCGCGGCCGCGCTCCTTCTCCCCGAACAGGCCACCATGGAGTTCCTGCACAAGGCCAAGGCCGCCAAGGAGATCGCGGTGGAGGACATCCGCGATGCTTTTGCCGTCTCCTACGAGACGGCCGCCCACCGTTTCACCAACCTCGCCACCCAGCACCTGGGCATCACCACGCACTTCCAGAAGACGCACCAGAGCGGGATCATCTACAAGGCCTACGAGAACGACGGCGTGGCCTTCCCCCAGGACCATACCGGCGCCATCGAGGGCCAGCCGTCATGCAAGGCGTGGACGTCCCGGGCAGTGTTCGACGTTCCGGACAAGTTCAGTGCCTACAGCCAGTACACCGACACGCCCTCGGGGACCTACTGGTGCACCGCCCGCACCGAGCGCTCCGCCAGCGGCGAGTTCTCGCTGAGCATCGGGGTCCCATACCAGCATGTGAAGTGGTTCCGCGGGCGGGAAACGACGGCAAGGGCCAAGTCCACCTGCCCGGATCCGAACTGCTGCAAGCGGCCGCCGGCCGAACTGGCGTCGCACTGGGCCGGCAACGCGTGGCCTTCTGCACGAGCCCATTCGCACCTGTTGGCTGCCATGCCGCCCGGGGCCTTCCCGGGTGTGGACGAGACCGAGGTGTACAGCTTCCTGCAGGCGCACTCGGGCAGCTGA
- the aceA gene encoding isocitrate lyase, which produces MTAAFEPTQQTPEEQAAALELEWAANPRWEGVTRDYSASDVVRLRGRVSEEHTLARRGAEKLWKQLTEEHKTGGYTNALGALTGNQAVQQVKAGLRAIYLSGWQVAADANNSGHTYPDQSLYPANSVPTVVRRINNALLRADQIEFSEGIQTVEDWMVPIVADAEAGFGGPLNAYELMKSMIQAGAAGVHWEDQLASEKKCGHLGGKVLIPTQQHVRTLNAARLAADVAGTPSVVIARTDAEAATLITSDVDERDQEFITGERTAEGFYKVRNGIEPCIARAKAYAPYSDLIWMETGTPDLELARKFAEAVKAEFPDQMLSYNCSPSFNWRKHLDDATIAKFQRELGAMGFTFQFITLAGFHALNYSMFDLAHGYAREGMSAYVELQEKEFASESRGYTATKHQREVGTGYFDTISTALNPNASTLALVGSTEEGQFH; this is translated from the coding sequence ATGACTGCAGCATTTGAGCCCACCCAGCAGACGCCCGAAGAGCAGGCCGCCGCCCTGGAGCTCGAGTGGGCCGCCAACCCCCGCTGGGAAGGTGTGACCCGGGACTACTCAGCCTCCGACGTCGTCCGTCTCCGCGGCCGCGTCTCCGAAGAACACACCCTGGCCCGCCGCGGCGCCGAGAAGCTGTGGAAGCAGCTCACCGAGGAGCACAAAACCGGCGGCTACACCAACGCCCTGGGCGCCCTGACCGGTAACCAGGCCGTGCAGCAGGTCAAGGCCGGGCTGCGGGCCATCTACCTTTCCGGCTGGCAGGTTGCCGCGGACGCCAACAACTCCGGCCACACCTACCCGGACCAGTCGCTTTACCCCGCCAACTCGGTCCCCACCGTGGTCCGCCGGATCAACAACGCCCTGCTCCGCGCGGACCAGATCGAGTTCTCCGAAGGCATCCAGACCGTTGAGGACTGGATGGTCCCGATCGTGGCGGACGCCGAAGCCGGCTTCGGCGGCCCGCTGAACGCCTACGAGCTGATGAAGTCCATGATCCAGGCCGGCGCCGCGGGTGTTCACTGGGAGGACCAGCTCGCCTCCGAAAAGAAGTGCGGCCACCTGGGCGGCAAGGTCTTGATCCCCACCCAGCAGCACGTCCGGACCCTGAACGCGGCCCGTCTGGCGGCCGACGTCGCCGGTACCCCGTCGGTGGTCATCGCCCGTACGGACGCTGAGGCAGCCACCCTGATCACCTCAGACGTCGACGAGCGCGACCAGGAATTCATCACCGGCGAGCGCACGGCCGAGGGCTTCTACAAGGTCCGCAACGGCATCGAACCCTGCATCGCCCGTGCCAAGGCCTACGCCCCTTATTCGGACCTGATCTGGATGGAAACCGGCACCCCGGACCTCGAGCTGGCCCGCAAGTTCGCCGAAGCCGTCAAGGCCGAGTTCCCGGACCAGATGCTCTCCTACAACTGCTCGCCGTCGTTCAACTGGCGCAAGCACCTGGACGACGCCACCATCGCCAAGTTCCAGCGTGAACTCGGCGCCATGGGCTTCACGTTCCAGTTCATCACCCTGGCCGGCTTCCACGCCCTGAACTACTCGATGTTCGACCTCGCCCACGGCTACGCCCGGGAAGGCATGAGCGCCTACGTCGAGCTGCAGGAAAAGGAATTCGCCTCCGAGTCCCGCGGCTACACCGCAACCAAGCACCAGCGCGAAGTCGGCACCGGCTACTTCGACACCATCTCCACCGCGCTCAACCCGAACGCATCCACCCTCGCACTGGTCGGATCGACCGAAGAGGGCCAGTTCCACTAA